ACGTGAGCGTCGCCATATCAATTCCCCGCCTCTTGAGTCGGTCGATCAGAACCGCGTCGAAATGCAGCCCGGCGGTGGGCGCGGCGACCGCGCCGGCCTTGCGGGCAAAGATGGTCTGGTAATCGCGCTTGTCGCGCGGTTCGGCGGGACGGTCGATGTAGGGCGGCAATGGCATCGCGCCGACGGCGTTCACCCACGTGTCGAATTTGCCTTTGCCCTTGAAGACCACGGTGCGGGTGCCATCGGGAAGCGTCTCGGCGATGGCGGCGATATAGACGGCATCGCCAGCGCGCGGGAATTCGACGACGGCGCCCGGACGCAGCTTCGCGCCGGGACGGACCATCGCCCGCCAAGTCCGCGCCCCCTTTTTGTCCAGCAACAGGATCTCGGCCTTCCCCCCGCCGGGGACGCGACGGCCAAGCAGGCGCGCCGGGATGACGGCAGTGTCATTGACAACCAGCAGATCGCGCGGCGCAAGCAACGCCGGCAGCTCCTCGAAGCGATGGTGGGCCACCTCGCCGGTTGTACGGTCCAGCACCAGCAGGCGGCACTGACGGCGCACCCGGCTGGGATGGAGCGCGATCAGGTGCTCAGGCAGATGATAGTCGAGGAGTTCGGTCTTCATGGCCGGGGCCGCGCGCGTTTTCGGACGG
The sequence above is drawn from the bacterium genome and encodes:
- the queA gene encoding tRNA preQ1(34) S-adenosylmethionine ribosyltransferase-isomerase QueA: MKTELLDYHLPEHLIALHPSRVRRQCRLLVLDRTTGEVAHHRFEELPALLAPRDLLVVNDTAVIPARLLGRRVPGGGKAEILLLDKKGARTWRAMVRPGAKLRPGAVVEFPRAGDAVYIAAIAETLPDGTRTVVFKGKGKFDTWVNAVGAMPLPPYIDRPAEPRDKRDYQTIFARKAGAVAAPTAGLHFDAVLIDRLKRRGIDMATLTLHVGAGTFRPITSDCVEDHILDSEPYQIGTVTQKRVWKRYMGEGRVVAVGTTVTRALETLAVIREWPRRPLAASMPKKRIHRQTFEALVGRTNLFIRPGYQYRVVDVLITNFHLPKSSLLALVAAFAAQKGGDGLAMVKRAYDIAVREEYRFYSYGDAMLIL